In the Klebsiella aerogenes KCTC 2190 genome, one interval contains:
- a CDS encoding LrgB family protein — MSDFTLSVLCLAVTLGLYFANKRLYRRFHKLPLMPLVLTPVLLVLILVFGHISYQSYMGESHWLLWLLGPATIAFAVPVYDNMAIIKRHWMSLTAGVVTASVVAVTTSVWLARLFTLSDEIQRSLAVRSVTTPFALAAAKPLGGQPDLVALFVVVTGVFGMAIGDVLFLRLSISAGMAKGAGFGAASHGAGTARSYELGQQEGVVASLVMMLSGVVMVLAAPLVRWAIF, encoded by the coding sequence GAGTGATTTTACCCTGAGCGTGCTGTGCCTGGCGGTCACCCTCGGGCTCTATTTCGCCAATAAACGCCTCTATCGCCGCTTCCACAAACTGCCGTTGATGCCGCTGGTGCTCACACCGGTACTGTTGGTGCTGATCCTCGTCTTTGGTCATATTTCCTACCAGAGCTATATGGGCGAGTCGCACTGGCTATTGTGGCTATTAGGGCCGGCCACCATCGCCTTCGCCGTACCGGTCTATGACAACATGGCGATTATTAAGCGTCACTGGATGTCGTTGACCGCCGGTGTCGTGACGGCTTCGGTGGTGGCGGTGACCACTTCCGTCTGGCTGGCGCGTCTATTTACTCTTTCTGATGAGATCCAGCGAAGCCTGGCGGTACGCTCGGTGACCACTCCGTTTGCGCTGGCGGCAGCGAAACCGCTCGGCGGCCAACCGGATCTGGTGGCGTTATTTGTGGTGGTTACCGGAGTCTTCGGCATGGCGATTGGCGACGTGCTGTTCTTACGCCTGTCGATCAGCGCCGGAATGGCGAAAGGGGCTGGGTTCGGCGCAGCGTCGCACGGCGCCGGGACTGCCCGCTCCTACGAACTTGGCCAGCAGGAGGGCGTGGTCGCCAGCCTGGTAATGATGCTCTCCGGCGTGGTAATGGTTCTGGCGGCGCCGCTAGTACGCTGGGCAATATTTTAA